The segment TTGGCAAGTAAAGCAGATTACCGCTTGATTCAGAGTCAATCAGCACTTTAGAAGTATTGCTGTACACTTCTTCCATCGTGTCTAGATACATACGGTTACGTGTAACTTCAGGTGCCGCTTTGTATTCAGGTAACAGTTTTTCAAACTGAGCAACTTGACCCAATGATTCGTTAACTACTCGCTCACTATAACCCAACGCTTCTTTTTTCAGACGTTCTGCACGACCAGTCGCTTTAGGAAGAATCTCGTTTTTGTAAGCTTCTGCTTCACGAATGAAACGCTCTTCATCCTCACGAGCCGCAATCGCATCGTCAAAGGCATCTTTAACTTGCTCTGGCGGACGAGCAGACTGGAAGTTCACGTCAACAATCATTAAGCCCATATCGTAGCTATCAATGACTTGATTTAGCGTCTCTTGAGTGCTTTGACGAATTTGTTGGCGGCCACTTGTCAGGATGCTATCCATCAATGAGTCACCAATCACCGCACGTAGCGCTGAATCTGTCGCTTGGCGTAAGCTGTCGTCAGCATTGGTCACACGGTATAAATACTTGAACGGGTCAGCAACACGGTATTGAACATCCATTGCTACCGTCACAACGTTCTCATCTTTAGTCAACATAAGACCTGATGCACGCATTGAACGGATTGCCTGAATGTTTACTGGTGTAACTTCATCAATAAAGCGAGGACGCCAGTTCAGACCTGGGTCAACAATACGGTCGTATTTACCTAGTCGTAAAACCACGCCGCGCTCAGCTTCGCTGATGGTATAGAAACCAGCAAAGAACCAGATAGCAATAGCGATAACTGCGATAACACCAAAACCAATGGCACCACCACCAGGGAAAGAAGGCCCTTTACCGCTTCCACCTTTGTTACCAAATTTTCCGCCCAGTTTTTGACTTAGCTTGTTAAATACTTCGTCCAAATCTGGCGGACCTTGCTCACGGCCGCCTTTGTCACCACGATTATTGTTATTACCCCAAGGGTCATTATCGCGGCCATTGTTGCCGTTGTTATTTCCGGGCTCATTCCACGCCATTAGAAAGCTCCATCATTTGATATGACGTTATACTTTAGCAGTCCTTTAAGTAACTATAAAGTCACGTAAAACTGCCTCTTCTCTTTTTTCTAGTCTAGACCAATCTACTTGCTGCATACGAATAGATATCAGCAAATTGCCATCAGAATCATACTCTTCGTCTTGAATGCACTTCATTTGGAAGAACGTACTGCGAATTCTACCTTGATGTTGTGGTGGAACACACAATCTGTATTCAACTATTTGGCTAGCCAGACGCTCTGTCAGAGCTTGGAATAGCAGATCAATGCCTAAACCATCCATCGCCGAAATCCATACGGTTCTCGGCAAACCTTCATCATCTCTTTCAATGCGAGGTTCTTGAACGTCTAGATTGTCAATCTTGTTCATGACTAGCAGGGTTGGCACTTCGTTAGCGTCAATCTCCTGTAACACATCATTTACAGCTTGAATATTCTCACGAAAACGGTCATCGCTGGCATCAACAACATGTAACAAAATGTCAGCTTCTTGCGTTTCTTGTAACGTCGCCTTAAATGCCGCTACCAAATCATGCGGTAGATGACGAATAAACCCTACAGT is part of the Vibrio diazotrophicus genome and harbors:
- the hflK gene encoding FtsH protease activity modulator HflK produces the protein MAWNEPGNNNGNNGRDNDPWGNNNNRGDKGGREQGPPDLDEVFNKLSQKLGGKFGNKGGSGKGPSFPGGGAIGFGVIAVIAIAIWFFAGFYTISEAERGVVLRLGKYDRIVDPGLNWRPRFIDEVTPVNIQAIRSMRASGLMLTKDENVVTVAMDVQYRVADPFKYLYRVTNADDSLRQATDSALRAVIGDSLMDSILTSGRQQIRQSTQETLNQVIDSYDMGLMIVDVNFQSARPPEQVKDAFDDAIAAREDEERFIREAEAYKNEILPKATGRAERLKKEALGYSERVVNESLGQVAQFEKLLPEYKAAPEVTRNRMYLDTMEEVYSNTSKVLIDSESSGNLLYLPMDKLVGQQTTPTKRSDKSSATYDHIELESQRTATDNETDTQNRSTTSRQGRY